A single region of the Thermodesulfatator indicus DSM 15286 genome encodes:
- a CDS encoding beta-ketoacyl-ACP synthase III produces the protein MKTGAMFKGLGVALPSRVLTNQDLEKMVDTSDEWITQRTGIKERHIVGPGESNSKLAVEAAKKALAKAEIAPEELDLIIVATLTPDYLMPSVAVLVQDQLGAKNAGAFDVAATCSGFIYGVSIADQFIRVDPSKKILVIGSEVLSHKVNWEDRTTCVLFGDGAGAAVLTGPEDNRGVLSTHLHADGSLWHLLTIKGCGSLYPPCSDDLPREEYFIRMQGREVFKHAVRAMEEVALEALQKNNCSPDDLALVVPHQANIRIIEALRERLGLPREKVYVNVHKYGNTSAASIPLALAEAEEEGRLKPGNLVLLVAFGGGFTWASALIRW, from the coding sequence ATGAAAACTGGTGCTATGTTCAAAGGGTTGGGGGTGGCTCTTCCGTCACGAGTTTTGACTAACCAGGACCTTGAAAAAATGGTTGACACCAGTGACGAATGGATTACCCAGCGCACAGGCATAAAAGAAAGACATATCGTAGGGCCTGGGGAGTCAAATAGCAAACTGGCCGTAGAAGCGGCTAAAAAGGCCCTGGCCAAGGCAGAGATTGCCCCTGAAGAACTGGATTTAATCATTGTGGCTACCTTGACGCCTGACTATCTCATGCCCTCAGTGGCCGTATTGGTACAGGACCAGCTTGGTGCTAAAAATGCCGGCGCCTTTGATGTAGCAGCCACTTGTTCTGGGTTCATCTACGGTGTTTCCATCGCTGACCAATTCATAAGAGTTGACCCTAGTAAAAAAATCCTGGTTATCGGTAGCGAAGTGCTCTCCCACAAAGTCAACTGGGAAGACCGCACCACCTGTGTACTTTTTGGTGATGGTGCAGGGGCCGCGGTTTTGACTGGGCCAGAAGATAACCGAGGGGTTTTGTCCACTCACCTCCACGCTGACGGAAGCCTCTGGCATCTTTTGACCATAAAAGGCTGTGGCTCTCTTTATCCCCCTTGCAGTGATGATTTACCACGAGAAGAATACTTCATCCGCATGCAAGGAAGAGAAGTTTTTAAACACGCGGTAAGGGCCATGGAAGAAGTAGCCCTTGAGGCCCTTCAAAAGAACAATTGTTCACCAGATGACTTGGCATTGGTAGTGCCTCATCAAGCCAATATCAGAATAATTGAAGCCCTGCGTGAGAGACTCGGACTTCCGCGGGAAAAGGTCTATGTAAATGTTCACAAGTACGGCAACACCTCAGCGGCAAGTATCCCCTTAGCCCTAGCTGAAGCCGAAGAAGAAGGCCGGCTTAAACCAGGAAACTTGGTTCTTTTGGTGGCCTTTGGTGGTGGCTTCACCTGGGCGAGCGCCCTTATCCGCTGGTAA
- the rpmF gene encoding 50S ribosomal protein L32: MAVPKRKSSRSRRGMRRAHKSLKAPAVSVCPKCKSPKLPHRVCPSCGTYRGKVFLSMEEEEL; encoded by the coding sequence ATGGCAGTACCTAAGAGAAAATCTTCTCGTTCTCGTCGTGGTATGCGTCGGGCTCACAAAAGTCTTAAAGCGCCAGCGGTAAGCGTGTGCCCCAAGTGTAAGTCACCCAAACTTCCTCATCGTGTTTGCCCTTCATGTGGCACTTATCGGGGTAAAGTATTCTTGAGCATGGAGGAAGAGGAGCTTTAG
- the plsX gene encoding phosphate acyltransferase PlsX has product MWVALDAMGGDFAPQATIEGALWAVKEFSELGVYLVGKPEVLTPLLKKKSHKRLKIVPASQIVGMDESPIEALRNKPDSSIRKAFELVKEQEAKAVVSAGNSGAVLVTALFVLGRLKGVSRPAIATVLPTIKGYAVLIDSGANVDCKPRHLLQFAYMGNVFAERILGYKSPRIGLLSIGEESGKGNTLVKQTHDLLKKSRLNYAGNIEGRDFFRGDVEVIVCDGFVGNVCLKLSEGLAETLMTMMAKEIKKHKLAVLGFTLARPALKKFKKFIDWRERGGAPLLGVNGEVIITHGRSDAKAIKNALRTALGFVKQNITDKIKEALEAESQSKNLEQVSEK; this is encoded by the coding sequence ATTTGGGTAGCCTTAGACGCTATGGGGGGTGATTTTGCCCCCCAGGCCACGATAGAAGGAGCGCTCTGGGCAGTTAAAGAATTTTCCGAATTAGGGGTTTATCTGGTAGGTAAACCCGAGGTTTTAACCCCTCTTCTCAAAAAAAAATCCCATAAGCGTCTAAAAATAGTCCCTGCCAGCCAAATAGTTGGCATGGATGAGTCTCCTATAGAGGCCCTCCGCAACAAGCCCGATTCTTCTATTAGAAAGGCCTTTGAACTGGTAAAAGAGCAAGAGGCCAAAGCTGTAGTAAGCGCGGGGAATTCCGGAGCCGTACTGGTAACCGCCCTTTTTGTACTGGGACGATTAAAAGGCGTTTCAAGACCAGCCATTGCCACCGTGCTCCCTACCATAAAAGGCTACGCTGTACTCATTGATTCTGGGGCTAATGTGGATTGTAAACCACGTCATCTTTTGCAATTTGCTTACATGGGAAACGTCTTTGCCGAAAGGATCCTCGGTTACAAATCCCCTAGAATTGGTCTTCTCTCCATTGGTGAAGAAAGCGGCAAGGGCAACACTTTAGTTAAACAAACTCATGACCTCTTAAAAAAGAGCAGGCTTAACTACGCTGGCAATATTGAAGGGCGTGATTTTTTCCGCGGAGACGTAGAAGTCATTGTTTGTGACGGCTTTGTGGGAAACGTGTGCTTAAAACTCTCTGAAGGTCTAGCTGAAACTTTGATGACCATGATGGCCAAAGAAATCAAGAAACACAAATTAGCCGTCCTTGGTTTTACGCTGGCCAGACCTGCCCTTAAAAAATTCAAAAAATTTATTGACTGGCGTGAGAGAGGCGGCGCTCCACTTTTAGGTGTTAATGGAGAGGTGATAATTACCCACGGCCGTTCAGACGCCAAGGCCATTAAAAATGCCCTGCGCACGGCCCTTGGTTTTGTTAAACAAAATATTACCGATAAAATTAAAGAAGCCCTAGAGGCTGAATCTCAATCTAAAAATTTAGAGCAGGTTAGTGAAAAATGA